GTCATATTGAGCGCTTTAGCCCCGCCTTTCAAAAATTGGGCCAGGTGCTGCAAACTGAGGATCCCTTGGCGTTTGAAGCTCATCGACTCAGCCCCTATTCCGACCGGGCCAGCGATGTATCGGTCGTGTTTGACCTAATGATCCACGACATCGATCTGCTGCTGGAGTTGATTCCTTCCCCTGTGATTCAAGTCACCGCCAGTGGTAACCGCGCCTCAAAGCTGGGCTACCTAGACTACGTCACCGCCACCCTCACCTTTGCCAACGGGGCCATCGCTACCCTAACGGCCAGTAAAGTCACCCATCGCAAAGTCCGCAAAATTGCCGTCCACTGCAAAAATGCCCTGGTGGAAGCGGACTTCCTAGACAATGAGATCTCGGTGTATCGTCAGGGATCCGCCAGTACCACCAGCGACTATGGCCAGATGCCCTACCAGCGGGATTGTCTCATCGAGAAAGTTCATACCGACAATATCGATAAGCTGCATGCCGAGCTAGAGCACTTTATCAACTGTGTGCGCGGTGGCAATCAACCCTCTGTCGGGGGCGAGCAGGCCCTCAAGGCTCTCAAACTGGCCTCGGAAGTGGAGCGCATTGCCCTGGATGGATGTGCCTGGAGTGAGGCCAAACCCAGTAGCCGTAGCCTGCATCCTTAATTTCAGGGGCTCTCAGCCTTTCACCAAAAACGGGGAGTTTGAGGGGTAGGCTGGAAGCGCCTGGCTTCAGACACAAAGACTGCTGTTAGGATGCAAAGACTCTGTTCTGCTGTTGCTTCGCAACGCTGAAGCGAAGACGCAAACGGTACTGTGGTGAGGGATCCGGCTGAGTGACCAAACTGGAGTCTACCTATTTCCCGGTGCAGATCATCGGGGCTGGCCCTGGGGATCCGGAGCTGATTACGCTGCGCGGACAACGGCTGCTGTCAGAGGCGGATGTGGTGTTCTACGCGGGATCCCTGGTGCCGGAGGGCCTGTTGTGCCATTGTCGCCCGCAGGTGGAAGCCATCGATACGCGTGCCCTAACGTTGGAAACCTTGTTGCCCGAGATGATAGGGCGCGTCCAGGCAGGTCAGCGGGTGGTGCGCTTACAAGATGGGGATCCTGCCCTTTACGGCGCTTTGCACGAATTGCTGCTGGGCCTAGGGGAGGCTGGGATCCCGTTTGAGATCGTGCCTGGAGTGAGTGCTTTTCAGTTGGCAGCCGCCCGTTTGCAAGTCGAACTCACCATCCCCGAGTTGGTACAGACGATCATCCTCACCCGTGCCAGTGGTCGTACCCAGGTTCCTGCTCCAGAAGCCTTGGCCAGCTTGGCAGCTCATCGGGCTTCATTGTGTCTCTACCTCAGTGCTCGCCATGTGGAGCAAGCCCAAGCCGACCTCTTGATGCACTATCCTGCCGATACTCCGATTGCGGTTTGTTATCGTCTCGGTTGGCCCGACGAACATATTTGGCTG
This genomic window from Thermostichus vulcanus str. 'Rupite' contains:
- a CDS encoding Gfo/Idh/MocA family protein, whose protein sequence is VPTVLHHEVGLACLEAGVHVLIEKPIAANISEAESLVNRAADCHCILQVGHIERFSPAFQKLGQVLQTEDPLAFEAHRLSPYSDRASDVSVVFDLMIHDIDLLLELIPSPVIQVTASGNRASKLGYLDYVTATLTFANGAIATLTASKVTHRKVRKIAVHCKNALVEADFLDNEISVYRQGSASTTSDYGQMPYQRDCLIEKVHTDNIDKLHAELEHFINCVRGGNQPSVGGEQALKALKLASEVERIALDGCAWSEAKPSSRSLHP
- the cobM gene encoding precorrin-4 C(11)-methyltransferase, which gives rise to MTKLESTYFPVQIIGAGPGDPELITLRGQRLLSEADVVFYAGSLVPEGLLCHCRPQVEAIDTRALTLETLLPEMIGRVQAGQRVVRLQDGDPALYGALHELLLGLGEAGIPFEIVPGVSAFQLAAARLQVELTIPELVQTIILTRASGRTQVPAPEALASLAAHRASLCLYLSARHVEQAQADLLMHYPADTPIAVCYRLGWPDEHIWLGSLTEMASLTRQARLERTVLYLISPALQGSQSVRSRLYSPEHAHLFRPKARG